In the genome of Ignavibacteriales bacterium, one region contains:
- a CDS encoding MATE family efflux transporter, whose translation MSEESDLEIKEATPSENSSGVWQELKDAIRGSEADYTQIKIGKAIFLLAVPMILELIMESVFAVVDIYFVGSLGASAVATVGLTETYLFLLYSIAMGLSMAVTAIVARRVGEKEKEKAGISAVQAIIIAVVASVPFSIAGIFFAKDLLALMGGDQWVLQHGYGYMQWMLGGNIVIMLLFMINAIFRGAGDAAIAMRVLWIANGFNIILDPILIFGWGPIPAYGIEGAAIATNIGRGIGVLLQIWFLFKGGKHIIILSSYLKINWEIISQIIKTSLGGIGQMIIAMTSWIFIMRIISEFGSQAIAGATIAIRIMMFSMMPAWGMSNAAATLVGQNLGAKQPDRAERSVWITGYWNMAFLICVAVVFFLFSGKLIGIFTDDAGVITIGSEWLHIVSYSYFVYGWWMVSSQAFNGAGDTITPTKINFVFFWLIQIPLAYTMSKILDLGYIGIFWAIFISETSVGLFTLWLFTRGKWKNVQV comes from the coding sequence ATGTCTGAAGAATCTGATTTAGAAATTAAAGAAGCTACTCCATCTGAAAATTCATCCGGTGTCTGGCAGGAACTAAAAGATGCAATACGCGGAAGCGAAGCAGATTATACACAAATAAAAATCGGGAAGGCAATTTTTCTGCTTGCGGTTCCAATGATACTTGAATTGATAATGGAATCTGTTTTTGCAGTAGTTGATATATACTTCGTCGGTTCGCTCGGCGCTTCTGCGGTTGCGACAGTTGGACTGACCGAAACTTATCTCTTTCTTCTTTATTCTATTGCCATGGGATTGTCCATGGCGGTCACAGCTATTGTCGCTCGACGAGTTGGCGAAAAGGAAAAAGAAAAAGCCGGCATAAGTGCGGTACAGGCTATAATTATTGCTGTTGTTGCTTCCGTTCCTTTTTCTATAGCAGGAATATTTTTCGCAAAAGATCTTCTTGCTTTGATGGGCGGAGATCAATGGGTACTGCAGCACGGTTATGGTTATATGCAATGGATGCTCGGCGGCAACATTGTAATTATGCTGTTATTCATGATCAACGCGATATTCCGTGGAGCGGGCGATGCGGCAATTGCAATGCGCGTATTATGGATAGCAAATGGTTTTAATATTATTCTTGACCCGATACTTATTTTCGGATGGGGACCGATTCCAGCATACGGAATTGAAGGCGCGGCAATAGCAACAAACATCGGCAGAGGTATTGGTGTACTGTTGCAAATATGGTTCCTCTTCAAAGGTGGTAAACACATAATAATTTTATCATCCTACTTAAAAATAAATTGGGAAATAATCTCGCAGATAATCAAAACTTCGCTTGGCGGAATAGGACAGATGATCATTGCAATGACATCGTGGATTTTTATAATGAGGATAATTTCAGAATTCGGAAGCCAGGCAATTGCGGGTGCAACAATTGCAATCAGGATAATGATGTTCTCGATGATGCCTGCGTGGGGAATGTCTAATGCCGCGGCAACTTTAGTTGGTCAAAACCTTGGCGCAAAGCAGCCGGACCGTGCGGAACGTTCCGTCTGGATAACAGGTTACTGGAACATGGCATTCCTTATTTGTGTCGCTGTTGTGTTTTTTCTTTTCAGCGGTAAACTCATCGGAATATTTACTGATGATGCGGGTGTAATCACTATCGGCAGTGAATGGCTTCACATTGTATCATACTCATATTTTGTTTACGGCTGGTGGATGGTATCAAGCCAGGCATTTAACGGTGCGGGCGATACAATAACTCCAACGAAAATTAATTTTGTTTTTTTCTGGTTGATTCAGATTCCTCTTGCATATACAATGTCGAAAATCCTTGATCTCGGATACATCGGAATTTTCTGGGCGATATTTATTTCGGAAACTTCCGTAGGGCTTTTTACTCTCTGGTTATTTACAAGAGGCAAATGGAAGAATGTTCAGGTGTGA
- a CDS encoding DUF1801 domain-containing protein encodes MISSKITFETIDEYINTFPKEVKQLLEEVRKTIHKAAPLAEEAISYQIPTFKLKGNLVHFAAFNNHIGFYPGSKAIEVFSKELKEYKTSKGAIQFPLDKKIPYALITKITKSRVIENLNKPLKKK; translated from the coding sequence ATGATCTCCTCGAAAATCACATTTGAAACTATTGACGAATACATAAATACTTTTCCGAAAGAAGTAAAACAACTTCTTGAAGAAGTCAGAAAGACAATACACAAAGCCGCCCCATTAGCTGAAGAGGCTATAAGTTACCAGATACCAACTTTCAAGTTGAAAGGAAACTTGGTTCACTTTGCTGCATTCAACAATCATATTGGATTTTATCCCGGGTCAAAAGCGATAGAGGTGTTTTCAAAGGAACTGAAAGAATACAAAACTTCTAAAGGGGCAATCCAGTTCCCGCTTGATAAAAAAATTCCTTACGCGTTAATAACAAAGATCACAAAGTCACGAGTTATAGAAAATCTGAATAAGCCCTTGAAGAAAAAGTAA
- a CDS encoding SRPBCC domain-containing protein produces the protein MQKLNFKIEIDAPKEKVWNTMLEDKTYREWTDVFSPGSHYVGGWEKGSKILFLGPNENGIMGGMVSRIKENRKHEYISIEHLGVVQDGKEDTTSDEVKQWAGSLENYTFKDINGKTELRVDMDINDDYKEMFEGMWPNALQKLKELAEK, from the coding sequence ATGCAAAAACTAAATTTCAAGATTGAGATTGATGCACCTAAAGAAAAAGTCTGGAATACAATGCTTGAGGATAAAACTTATCGTGAATGGACGGATGTTTTTTCACCAGGCTCACATTATGTTGGCGGCTGGGAGAAGGGAAGTAAAATTCTTTTTCTTGGACCGAACGAAAATGGTATTATGGGAGGAATGGTAAGCCGGATAAAAGAAAACAGAAAGCATGAATATATTTCAATCGAACATCTTGGGGTGGTTCAAGATGGTAAAGAAGACACAACGAGCGATGAGGTTAAACAATGGGCTGGTTCACTTGAAAATTACACTTTCAAAGACATTAATGGAAAAACAGAACTGCGTGTTGATATGGACATCAATGATGACTACAAGGAAATGTTCGAAGGTATGTGGCCCAATGCTTTACAAAAATTAAAAGAGCTTGCTGAAAAATAA
- a CDS encoding DUF1801 domain-containing protein has protein sequence MKSNMKTVKSIDDYIKNFPQEIQKILEQVRQAIINSAPEAEETINYQIPTFKLNGNLVHFAAFKNHIGFYPAPSGLKAFRKEISKYKSSKGSVQFPIDEPMPLSLISKIVKYRVKENSSKKITKK, from the coding sequence ATGAAATCAAATATGAAAACAGTTAAAAGTATTGATGACTATATAAAAAATTTCCCGCAAGAAATACAAAAAATTCTCGAACAGGTGCGTCAGGCTATTATAAACTCTGCACCCGAAGCAGAAGAAACCATCAACTATCAGATACCGACATTTAAATTGAATGGAAATCTTGTTCACTTCGCTGCGTTTAAAAATCACATCGGTTTTTATCCGGCACCATCAGGACTAAAAGCATTCAGAAAAGAAATATCAAAGTACAAATCGTCTAAAGGATCAGTACAGTTTCCTATTGATGAACCAATGCCGTTATCACTGATAAGTAAGATTGTCAAATACAGAGTAAAAGAAAATTCGTCAAAAAAAATCACAAAAAAATAA
- a CDS encoding GNAT family N-acetyltransferase, with the protein MNDITFTPFPNLETENFILRQLIQTDDNEIFLLRSDDSVARYLDRQKAKTIDDARAFIKKINDNILNNESIYWGVTRKDTQKIIGTICLFQISKKESKAEIGFEVIPRDQGRGIMKEVIPAVLDFGFKTMGLKFIEGDVDPQNIRSIKLMERFGFEFYSKHEKTDVYRLCSK; encoded by the coding sequence ATGAATGATATTACATTTACACCTTTTCCGAATTTGGAAACCGAAAATTTCATTCTGCGTCAACTGATCCAGACCGATGATAATGAAATATTTTTATTGCGTTCGGATGACAGTGTTGCCCGGTATCTGGATAGACAAAAAGCAAAAACCATAGATGACGCAAGGGCATTTATAAAAAAAATTAATGACAATATTTTGAATAATGAATCGATCTATTGGGGAGTAACAAGGAAAGACACACAAAAAATTATTGGGACAATTTGTCTTTTTCAAATTTCAAAAAAAGAATCGAAAGCGGAAATTGGGTTTGAAGTTATTCCGCGGGATCAGGGCAGAGGAATTATGAAAGAAGTTATTCCTGCCGTACTTGATTTCGGGTTCAAAACAATGGGCCTAAAGTTTATTGAAGGTGATGTCGATCCGCAAAATATTCGCTCGATTAAATTGATGGAAAGATTTGGATTTGAGTTTTATTCAAAGCATGAAAAAACGGATGTATATAGGTTGTGTAGTAAATAA
- a CDS encoding alpha/beta hydrolase has product MKIKSLVVFLLAISFISFAQNENSSGKYADVNGMKMYYEVSGKGNPLIVLTGAHMDIMSMGKIIPMLAETHMVYALEFQGHGHTEDIDRPITYQNLADDVADFMDEVGLNKADVFGYSMGAQVGLQLAISQPQKVNKLIFASGAYDLKGWQPAYTEFIPMMTPEMFLTMPFFAEKHKQAENPDAYIAFLKKMIALEHEPMSLEEEVKKLKTPVLIIAGDADVATLEHIVSMFRLLGGGVMGDMGKPLPESRLAILPATSHTAVISQPDLLIAFIEPFLKGETPKGFFEN; this is encoded by the coding sequence ATGAAAATAAAGTCTTTAGTCGTGTTTCTGCTGGCAATTTCGTTTATATCATTTGCACAAAATGAGAACAGTTCCGGCAAATATGCTGATGTTAACGGAATGAAAATGTACTACGAAGTTTCCGGCAAAGGCAACCCACTTATAGTCTTGACTGGTGCTCATATGGATATTATGAGTATGGGAAAGATCATACCAATGCTTGCGGAAACGCACATGGTTTATGCTCTGGAATTTCAGGGACATGGTCATACGGAAGATATTGACAGACCAATTACATATCAGAATCTCGCTGATGATGTTGCTGATTTTATGGATGAAGTAGGGTTAAATAAAGCTGATGTGTTTGGTTATTCAATGGGAGCCCAGGTAGGATTGCAGCTCGCTATCAGCCAGCCGCAGAAGGTGAACAAACTTATCTTTGCCTCTGGTGCTTATGATCTTAAAGGCTGGCAGCCTGCATACACTGAATTCATACCGATGATGACACCCGAGATGTTTCTTACTATGCCTTTCTTTGCAGAAAAACATAAGCAGGCAGAAAATCCGGATGCATATATTGCGTTCCTTAAAAAGATGATTGCGCTTGAACATGAACCAATGTCTTTGGAAGAAGAAGTTAAAAAATTGAAAACCCCTGTGCTGATCATTGCGGGCGATGCAGACGTAGCAACACTTGAACATATTGTTTCTATGTTCCGGCTTCTTGGCGGTGGTGTAATGGGTGATATGGGAAAACCTTTACCTGAATCCCGGTTAGCAATTTTACCTGCAACATCGCATACCGCAGTTATAAGTCAGCCTGATCTTCTTATTGCTTTCATCGAACCATTTCTGAAAGGAGAAACTCCAAAAGGATTTTTTGAAAATTGA
- a CDS encoding SRPBCC family protein produces the protein MNTTKITVSADISADVKKVWDYYTKPEHITKWNYASDDWHCPKAENDLRVGGKMNSRMEAKDGSFGFDFEAIYDEVVIQKKITYTMLDGRMATTDFESSGSKTKVTIIFDAETQNSVDLQRTGWQAILDNFKKYVEAN, from the coding sequence ATGAACACAACAAAAATCACAGTAAGCGCAGATATATCCGCAGATGTAAAAAAAGTCTGGGATTATTACACAAAACCCGAACACATCACAAAATGGAATTATGCTTCCGACGACTGGCATTGTCCGAAAGCTGAAAATGATTTACGTGTCGGCGGAAAGATGAACAGCAGGATGGAAGCAAAAGACGGAAGTTTTGGATTCGACTTTGAAGCTATTTATGATGAGGTCGTTATTCAGAAAAAAATTACTTACACAATGCTGGACGGCAGAATGGCAACAACTGATTTTGAAAGTTCCGGTAGCAAAACAAAAGTTACCATAATCTTTGATGCGGAAACTCAAAACTCTGTTGATCTGCAAAGAACAGGCTGGCAGGCGATCCTTGACAATTTTAAAAAGTATGTTGAAGCAAATTAG
- a CDS encoding DUF4287 domain-containing protein → MSFQAYLENIKTKTGKTPEDFKNQMQKEGKLKPGLKATELITWLKKNYDLGHGHSMSIWAVFKSKGWVQDSKKKKE, encoded by the coding sequence ATGTCGTTTCAAGCTTATCTTGAAAATATAAAAACGAAGACAGGAAAAACCCCTGAAGATTTTAAAAACCAGATGCAGAAAGAGGGAAAACTAAAACCCGGACTGAAAGCAACGGAACTTATTACCTGGTTAAAAAAGAATTATGATTTAGGTCATGGTCATTCAATGTCAATATGGGCAGTGTTTAAATCAAAAGGGTGGGTTCAAGATTCAAAAAAGAAAAAGGAATAA
- a CDS encoding VOC family protein: MQKISPFIWFDNNAEEAVNFYTSLFQNSKINKTVRYDEASAKAAGRPAGSVLTISFQLEGQNFTALNGGPHFKLNQSISLFAYCESDKKIENIYNKLCEAGNVIFKLDKYDWSPKYAWVVDKFGLSWQLDVEKINSPQKIVPALLFSNEKNQKIKEAISFYSSVFPDSKTMMEFPYQESAGLPEGTLLFAQFKLAGYLFNSMSSTLKHDFDFNEALSFVVDCNDQDEVDHYWNKLTSGGGQESMCGWLKDRYGVSWQIVPRILFEMLNDKDPAKAKKAMTAMLQMRKIDIAGLEKACRG; the protein is encoded by the coding sequence ATGCAAAAAATTTCTCCGTTCATCTGGTTTGACAACAATGCCGAGGAAGCTGTTAATTTTTATACTTCACTATTTCAAAATTCAAAGATCAATAAGACAGTAAGATACGATGAAGCTTCAGCTAAGGCGGCGGGAAGACCTGCCGGTTCGGTGCTTACTATTTCTTTTCAACTCGAAGGACAAAACTTTACAGCACTAAACGGCGGACCTCATTTTAAATTAAATCAATCTATTTCTTTGTTTGCTTATTGTGAGTCTGATAAAAAAATTGAAAACATTTATAATAAGCTATGTGAAGCCGGAAATGTTATATTCAAACTCGATAAATATGACTGGAGTCCTAAATACGCATGGGTTGTGGATAAGTTCGGACTCTCATGGCAGCTTGATGTTGAGAAAATTAATTCGCCTCAGAAAATTGTTCCTGCGTTATTATTTTCGAATGAAAAAAATCAAAAGATAAAAGAAGCAATTTCATTTTACAGTTCGGTTTTTCCTGATTCAAAAACTATGATGGAGTTTCCTTATCAGGAGTCTGCCGGACTTCCTGAAGGAACTTTGTTGTTTGCGCAGTTTAAATTAGCCGGTTATCTTTTCAACTCAATGAGCAGCACATTAAAACATGATTTTGATTTTAACGAAGCTTTATCTTTTGTTGTTGATTGCAATGACCAGGATGAAGTAGATCACTACTGGAATAAACTAACTTCCGGTGGCGGACAGGAAAGTATGTGCGGCTGGCTAAAAGACAGGTATGGAGTATCATGGCAAATCGTCCCAAGAATATTGTTTGAAATGTTGAATGATAAAGATCCCGCAAAAGCTAAAAAAGCAATGACAGCAATGCTGCAGATGAGAAAGATTGATATTGCCGGTTTGGAAAAAGCATGTCGCGGTTGA
- a CDS encoding VOC family protein yields MKSINPYLNFEGNTEEAFNFYKKVFGGDFLGGVYRFKDTPGTENLSNSEKEKIMHVALPMGTSNMIMATDALDSMGHKLTFGNNFYISIDAESKDEADKLYKGLSEGGKVESPMKDEFWGSYFGMITDKFGVQWMISYSTQQANN; encoded by the coding sequence ATGAAATCAATCAATCCTTATCTTAATTTTGAAGGCAACACCGAAGAAGCTTTCAACTTTTACAAAAAAGTTTTTGGCGGAGATTTTCTTGGCGGTGTTTATCGTTTTAAAGATACGCCAGGCACAGAGAATCTTTCTAATTCAGAAAAAGAAAAAATAATGCATGTTGCTTTACCAATGGGTACTTCAAACATGATAATGGCTACCGATGCCCTTGATTCAATGGGACATAAACTTACTTTCGGAAATAACTTTTACATCTCCATCGATGCTGAAAGCAAGGATGAGGCTGATAAATTATACAAGGGATTATCAGAGGGCGGTAAAGTTGAATCCCCAATGAAGGATGAATTCTGGGGTTCTTATTTCGGAATGATTACCGACAAATTCGGTGTTCAGTGGATGATAAGTTACTCAACCCAGCAAGCGAATAATTAA
- a CDS encoding GNAT family N-acetyltransferase, producing MSEITDVLCEAFYNYPVMKYVLGEKENYPERLNKLVTFFVSSRILRNEPLLGVYNSENKLVAAATVTLPGEISSPEELKKLRDKTWAEIGVEEKARYEMYGSIASGLLTKEAHHHLNMIGVRNAYRGKGLARQLINKVEELVSAHPTSAGLSLNTEVEANVNFYLHFGFELSGKAIVTEDIVTCGFFKARKQTTF from the coding sequence ATGTCCGAAATCACGGACGTTCTCTGCGAAGCTTTCTACAACTACCCGGTAATGAAATATGTGCTTGGAGAAAAAGAAAATTACCCCGAACGACTTAATAAGCTTGTTACTTTTTTTGTTTCCAGCCGAATTTTAAGAAATGAACCTTTGCTTGGTGTTTACAATTCAGAAAACAAACTGGTGGCGGCGGCAACTGTTACTCTGCCCGGAGAAATTTCAAGTCCCGAAGAGTTGAAAAAGCTTAGAGACAAAACCTGGGCAGAAATCGGAGTTGAAGAAAAAGCCAGATATGAAATGTATGGCAGTATTGCTTCGGGTCTGCTTACAAAAGAAGCTCATCATCATCTGAATATGATCGGTGTTAGAAATGCTTACCGGGGAAAAGGATTAGCTCGTCAACTAATTAATAAGGTTGAGGAATTAGTTTCTGCACATCCAACAAGTGCTGGATTAAGCCTCAACACCGAAGTTGAAGCAAATGTAAATTTCTATCTTCATTTTGGTTTTGAATTATCTGGTAAAGCAATTGTAACTGAGGATATTGTTACGTGTGGATTTTTTAAAGCGAGAAAGCAAACCACGTTTTAA
- a CDS encoding virulence RhuM family protein, producing MKNEIVIYQADELADKIEVRVENENVWLNRQQIASLFDRDIKTIGKHINNAMKEELGGLSVVAKFATTAADGKVYQIEHYNLDMIISVGYRVKSKRGVEFRIWANITLKDYMMNGYVLNKRINRIEDNVEGLTKKVETIDLIIKTELPPKQGIFFDGQIFDAHRFISDLVRKAEKSIVLIDNYVDDTVLGLFTKRKKNVKVTIYTGNLSKAFMTDLKKFNEQYPRIEVKEFKHSHDRFIIIDDEDVYHFGASLKDLGKKWFAFSKFEKKALELLNKLNKV from the coding sequence ATGAAAAACGAAATCGTTATCTATCAAGCTGACGAGCTTGCAGATAAAATTGAAGTTAGAGTAGAAAATGAAAATGTCTGGCTTAATCGGCAGCAGATTGCTTCTCTGTTTGATAGAGATATTAAAACTATTGGAAAGCATATCAACAATGCCATGAAGGAAGAATTGGGCGGGCTTTCAGTTGTCGCAAAATTTGCGACAACTGCAGCCGATGGAAAAGTTTATCAAATCGAGCATTATAATCTTGATATGATTATTTCTGTTGGTTATAGAGTTAAATCAAAACGAGGTGTTGAATTTAGAATTTGGGCAAATATAACTCTCAAAGATTATATGATGAATGGATATGTTTTAAATAAAAGGATAAATCGTATTGAGGATAATGTCGAGGGGCTAACAAAGAAGGTTGAAACTATCGATCTGATTATAAAAACTGAACTACCTCCCAAACAAGGAATATTCTTTGACGGACAGATTTTTGATGCTCACAGATTTATTTCTGACCTGGTGAGGAAAGCAGAAAAATCCATTGTCCTTATTGATAATTATGTTGACGATACTGTGCTGGGCTTGTTTACCAAGAGAAAGAAAAATGTTAAGGTCACTATTTATACAGGAAATTTATCTAAGGCTTTTATGACCGATCTGAAAAAGTTTAATGAACAATATCCCAGAATAGAGGTGAAAGAATTTAAACACTCACACGACAGGTTTATAATAATTGATGACGAGGATGTTTATCACTTTGGTGCTTCTTTGAAGGATCTCGGTAAGAAGTGGTTTGCCTTTTCGAAATTTGAAAAGAAAGCATTGGAGTTATTGAACAAGCTTAATAAGGTATGA